One segment of Polaribacter huanghezhanensis DNA contains the following:
- a CDS encoding FeoA family protein, with amino-acid sequence MNTIATLVKGEKGIISEESLDVIPLKLLEMGCLPGVEVQLLQVAPLKDPLYICVNGSHLAIRKEMAAQIKIIKS; translated from the coding sequence TTGAACACAATTGCAACTTTAGTTAAGGGCGAAAAAGGGATTATTTCTGAGGAATCATTAGATGTTATTCCTCTTAAATTATTGGAAATGGGTTGTTTACCTGGAGTTGAGGTGCAATTATTACAAGTTGCTCCCTTAAAAGATCCATTATATATCTGCGTAAACGGAAGTCATTTAGCAATCAGAAAAGAAATGGCTGCACAAATAAAAATCATTAAAAGTTAA
- the rseP gene encoding RIP metalloprotease RseP, with amino-acid sequence MEIVIKASQFILSLSLLIVLHELGHFIPAKIFKTRVEKFYLFFDYKFSIVKKKIGETVYGIGWIPLGGYVKISGMIDESMDTEQMALPPQPWEFRSKPAWQRLIIMLGGVIVNFILGIFIYIMLMYSYGENFLPNKNVKGGVWVQDSLGTSLGLKTGDKVLTIDGNEIRKFTNLPIEFINGNNYTIERDGEVIKKEIPIDFISKLIERGKNEGSFLLPRYPFMIGKISKDSPNVNGKLKVKDIVVGINGTPITYYDEAEAILKNYKNQEITVSVKRGNETKNLSVKTTASGALGVQLANLSVSDISKLGYYNLENIQYSFTEAIPAGLNKSWSTLTGYIKQLKKIFNPNTGAYKGLGGFISIGSIFPSEFSWQTFWNITAFLSIMLGFMNLLPIPALDGGHVVFTLWEMITGKKPGDKFLEYAQIIGFVLLITLLLFANGNDVYRWLFK; translated from the coding sequence ATGGAAATAGTAATTAAAGCCTCTCAATTTATACTTAGTTTATCGTTATTAATAGTTTTACACGAATTAGGTCACTTTATCCCCGCAAAAATATTTAAAACAAGAGTAGAAAAATTTTACTTGTTTTTTGATTATAAGTTTTCAATTGTTAAAAAGAAAATTGGAGAAACTGTTTACGGAATTGGTTGGATTCCACTTGGTGGATATGTAAAAATATCTGGAATGATTGATGAAAGCATGGATACTGAACAAATGGCTTTACCTCCACAACCGTGGGAGTTTAGATCTAAACCAGCTTGGCAACGTTTAATAATTATGCTGGGTGGTGTTATTGTAAACTTTATCTTAGGTATTTTTATTTACATCATGTTAATGTATTCGTACGGCGAAAACTTTTTACCAAATAAAAATGTAAAAGGCGGTGTTTGGGTACAAGATTCTTTAGGAACTTCTTTAGGATTAAAAACAGGTGACAAAGTATTGACTATTGATGGAAATGAAATTAGAAAATTCACCAATTTACCCATAGAATTTATCAACGGAAACAACTACACTATCGAAAGAGATGGTGAGGTTATTAAGAAAGAAATTCCGATTGATTTTATTTCTAAATTAATAGAAAGAGGAAAAAACGAAGGTTCTTTTTTATTACCAAGGTACCCTTTTATGATTGGGAAAATCTCTAAAGACTCTCCAAATGTGAACGGAAAATTAAAAGTAAAAGACATTGTTGTTGGCATAAACGGAACACCAATTACGTATTATGATGAAGCTGAAGCTATTCTTAAAAATTATAAAAATCAAGAAATTACGGTATCAGTAAAAAGAGGAAACGAAACAAAAAACCTCTCTGTAAAAACAACAGCATCAGGAGCTTTAGGTGTGCAACTTGCTAATTTATCTGTTTCAGATATTTCTAAATTAGGATATTACAATTTAGAAAACATTCAGTATTCTTTTACAGAAGCAATTCCTGCCGGGTTAAATAAATCTTGGAGTACTTTAACAGGTTATATTAAACAATTAAAGAAAATATTTAATCCAAATACGGGTGCGTATAAAGGTTTAGGAGGTTTTATTTCTATTGGAAGTATTTTTCCATCAGAATTTAGCTGGCAAACATTTTGGAACATTACAGCGTTCTTATCTATTATGTTAGGATTTATGAACTTATTGCCTATTCCGGCTTTAGATGGTGGTCATGTGGTATTTACGCTTTGGGAAATGATTACCGGTAAAAAACCTGGAGATAAGTTTTTAGAATACGCACAAATTATAGGATTTGTATTATTAATTACACTGCTATTATTTGCAAACGGAAACGATGTTTATAGATGGCT
- a CDS encoding SCO family protein: MSFFSTKKSLSFIIIASVFCVISLTVFYNLLSVEKKLPIYNPADVNPRLVDASIKHIKKNHKIADFSLINQNGDTITNNNYKDKIYIADFFFTRCKTICIAMAYNMSELQEYYKNDDDIMFLSHSVTPVIDSVSVLKAYAIQKGVIDGKWNVTTGSKKHIYELARKSYFAVLDEGNGDEDDFIHTEQFVLVDKDRRIRGYYDGTEKKDMQKIIADIALLKEEYNHK, encoded by the coding sequence ATGAGTTTTTTTTCAACTAAAAAGTCGCTTTCATTTATAATTATTGCTTCCGTTTTTTGTGTTATTTCACTAACCGTTTTTTACAATTTATTATCCGTAGAAAAAAAATTGCCAATTTACAATCCGGCAGATGTAAATCCTAGATTGGTTGATGCTTCTATAAAACACATCAAAAAAAATCATAAAATTGCCGATTTTAGTTTGATAAATCAAAACGGAGACACCATTACAAACAACAACTATAAAGACAAAATTTATATTGCCGATTTCTTTTTTACGCGATGCAAAACAATCTGTATTGCCATGGCATATAATATGAGCGAATTGCAAGAGTATTATAAAAATGATGATGATATTATGTTTTTATCTCATTCTGTAACTCCTGTAATTGATAGCGTTTCTGTGTTAAAAGCCTATGCAATACAAAAAGGGGTTATCGACGGGAAATGGAATGTCACAACGGGTTCTAAAAAACATATTTATGAATTGGCTCGAAAAAGTTACTTTGCTGTGCTAGATGAAGGAAATGGAGACGAAGATGATTTTATTCATACAGAACAATTTGTGTTGGTTGATAAAGACAGAAGAATCCGTGGATATTACGACGGAACAGAGAAAAAAGACATGCAAAAAATTATTGCAGATATCGCTTTGTTAAAAGAAGAATATAATCATAAATAA